The stretch of DNA GCTTGAGGTTCCTATAACTTATGGGAAATGGAAGACGATTGCTACAAACATTAGTGATGCTTCAGGTATTCATGACCTGTATTTACTGTTCAAGGGCGCCTCCAAGCAGCCTTTGTTCCAGATTGAGAGTTGGCAATTCAAATCATCCATATCTTGATGCCATCTAAACTAGAGGCCCGCCCGGTCATGCCGAGGCGGGCCTTTGGTGTTATTGAATTATGCAGAGAGGGTGATTTGCTTCCTAAATTCTTTGGCACTAACCCCCGTATAAGACTTGAATTTCTTGTAGAACCAGTCAAGCTCGACATATCCAACTTCCTTGGCAATTTCATAAACTTTCAAATTTGTGTTTGCCAGCAAGTATTTCGCTTTTTCCATGCGCTGTTGAAGTAGGTATTCTTTGAAGGTCATGCTCATTTGGTCTTTAAATTTTTGTCCCAAGTAAGAATAATTAAAATGAAAAATATTTGATATTTCCTTCAGTGTGATATTCTGATCCAGCGTATCTTCAATATAAGCTGTGACCTTATCAATAATGCTGGCTGAAGGCACTGAAGAAGCTTTGTTGGCGGGATAAACAGCAAGTTCTGATCGAGATGCGAAGACGTCCTCTGATTGAGACTTTACCTTTTCCATACTTTCTACAAAGTCCCGCGGCATAAAGGGGTCCGGCAAAAAGTCGCTTACACGGTAGGACAATGCTTTCCGAGCCACTTGAAAGTCTTTGCTGCCGCCGATTAATATAATCGGCACATGGCTGATTCTCCGGATTTGTCCGCACAGCCGGAGACCTTCATCCTCTGAGGATCTCAGACTAATCACTACAAGGGAGTTGTAATCTCTGGATAATATAGACATGGCATCAGCAGGTGAAGCGGTTTGGAATTCATAAGAGAAACTGATCCGTTCTCCGTTAATCAGGGCATGCGTTATTTCTTTTGAACGATGATCGGGATCAACAAGCAGCACTTTATACAAAATGTTTCCCCCTTTAACTTATCGAGTCATAGCTGCAGCATATTTTGTAATCGTTTTCTTCTATTATGAAAAGCACAACCTTATCAGGCAATGTGCTTTTTTTTATTTTGGCAACCGTTGTTTACTTATTCGCACGGTACAGGCAGCAATTTAATTCCATCTATGATTTGACGGGTAGAAATTCTAATTTGCAGCAGGTTGCTCCATTTCGGATGTAAGCGCTACAATTTTCGTGTCAATGGGTTTCTTATCATGAGACAGGGAGGGTTTTGGGCATGCGAATTCGGAAAACGTTGATGCTGCTCTGTACGCTGGTGCTTATATTGTCGGCCTGCAGCAGTAGCAGCTCAAGCTCACAAAACGGGGCTAACAAAAAGGTGAACCAGGAGGCAAAGGAGAACAACAGTACAACAACTGCCAATACAAATAATAAGGTGGATACGGGAGGCGATCAGACGTACAAGACGCCAGAAATGAATTTTGACATGGGCGGCAGAACGATCAAAATGGTCTCGTGGTGGGATATGACAATCCCGGAGGATAATCCGGACAATATCCAGCGTAAGAAGAATCTTGAAGAGCTGGAGAAGAAGCATAACTTCAAGATGGAGTATGTAGCAATTGATTATGGCGAATACCAGCAGAAAGTGACGGCATCTTTATTAGCGGGAGAGCCGATCGGGGACATTGTTAGACTTGGAAAGTTTTATACCATTCCCACGCTCGTAAAACAGGATTTATTCTGGCCCATTGATGAGTATACAAAAAATCCAGTTTCATTCAATCAGCAAGTAACAGATGAATATATGCGTTACAACGGAAGAGGTTATGGGTTCAACAACCAAGCCAATATCGTACAGGGTATTTTTTACAACCGTACGCTGATGAACAAGCTCGGCATGAAACCTCTGCAAGAGTATGTGAACGAAGACAAGTGGAATTGGGATACCTTTATCCAAGTTGCAAAAGAGGCTAATAAGGATACGAATAACGACGGTAAATTAGATTCCTGGGGGCTTGCTAACCCTTCGCCATTGGAATTTGCATTAATATCCAATGAAACTAGTCTTACAAAAGAGGACAAACAAAATCTAAGTGATCCTAAAACAATAGAAGCGCTTAACTTTGTTTCACAGATTGCAAGGGAGAAAGTAGCCCGACCGACTGAAGGCGGAGATTGGACTGAACCAGACCAGTTCTTCCGTCAAGGTAACACGTTGATGTATACAGGAGCTCTATTTCAGTTAGATGGATTTAAGAAGGATATGCCTGATGCTGATATTGGTTTTGTTCCTTTTCCTAAGGGGCCGAGCGCTTCAAAATATCATTCTTACGAGGCGGCATATCAAGCTTTATTCATCCCTAAAGCGGTGAAGGATCCTGATAAATTACTTTATATTTGGGAGAAAATTAATGACATTGATTCTATATATGACTATCCAGACCAGGCATCTTATGAAAGTCTGCTTACGAATGAAGAAGATATAAGTAATGCGAAGGAAGTAGCGGCCAATATGGTCTTACTCGACCACAAGACCTTTCCTAACTTAAAGTACTATGATTTTGTCGGGGAGCTCAGTGATGGAACCTCGGTATCCACCGTTGTAGAGAAATACAAGGCATCATTCCAGGCAGCGATCGATGAGGTATATGGAAAGAAGTAAAGCGACAGCATGTTCATTCGAGTCCCGGTTAGATCTAACTCTGATCGGGACTGATAATTCACTAATAGTCTTTTGCTGCAGGAGGGAGAAATGTGATCTTCAAAAAGAAGAGCCTTGCCATCATCATACTCATTCTTGTCACCCTATCATCTGTCAGTATTTTTTCCCCTTCGGGATCAAATGAGACTAGGCGAGTTCATGCTCAGACGGATTTCCAAAACACAGAACAAACCTTCGACCCAAACGGCTACGAGTCTTATCTAAAGTCTCACTCCAATGCCAAGCAGCCTGCTCAGACGATCCGTATAGAGGGCGAGAAATTCTCCACTACAGAAGGGGAAGGGTTTGAAATTGT from Paenibacillus sp. CAA11 encodes:
- a CDS encoding response regulator; its protein translation is MLLVDPDHRSKEITHALINGERISFSYEFQTASPADAMSILSRDYNSLVVISLRSSEDEGLRLCGQIRRISHVPIILIGGSKDFQVARKALSYRVSDFLPDPFMPRDFVESMEKVKSQSEDVFASRSELAVYPANKASSVPSASIIDKVTAYIEDTLDQNITLKEISNIFHFNYSYLGQKFKDQMSMTFKEYLLQQRMEKAKYLLANTNLKVYEIAKEVGYVELDWFYKKFKSYTGVSAKEFRKQITLSA
- a CDS encoding ABC transporter substrate-binding protein, translating into MRIRKTLMLLCTLVLILSACSSSSSSSQNGANKKVNQEAKENNSTTTANTNNKVDTGGDQTYKTPEMNFDMGGRTIKMVSWWDMTIPEDNPDNIQRKKNLEELEKKHNFKMEYVAIDYGEYQQKVTASLLAGEPIGDIVRLGKFYTIPTLVKQDLFWPIDEYTKNPVSFNQQVTDEYMRYNGRGYGFNNQANIVQGIFYNRTLMNKLGMKPLQEYVNEDKWNWDTFIQVAKEANKDTNNDGKLDSWGLANPSPLEFALISNETSLTKEDKQNLSDPKTIEALNFVSQIAREKVARPTEGGDWTEPDQFFRQGNTLMYTGALFQLDGFKKDMPDADIGFVPFPKGPSASKYHSYEAAYQALFIPKAVKDPDKLLYIWEKINDIDSIYDYPDQASYESLLTNEEDISNAKEVAANMVLLDHKTFPNLKYYDFVGELSDGTSVSTVVEKYKASFQAAIDEVYGKK